A region from the Pogoniulus pusillus isolate bPogPus1 chromosome 43, bPogPus1.pri, whole genome shotgun sequence genome encodes:
- the GATAD2B gene encoding transcriptional repressor p66-beta isoform X2, with translation MGSGRMDRMTEDALRLNLLKRSLDPTEERDDVLAKRLKMEGHEAMERLKMLALLKRKDLSGIEVPHELPVKQDGVKVYEEKLNGSLRPHGEGRTAGRPGKENINDEPVDMSARRSEQDRGRLTPSPDVIVLSDNEASSPRASSRMEERLKAANLEMFKGKSIEERQQLIKQLRDELRLEEARLVLLKKLRQSQLQKENVVQKTPVVPNAASIVQPSPAHVGQQGLSKLPSRPGAQGVEPQNLRTLQGHSVIRSATNTTLPHMLMSQRVIAPNPAQLQGQRVPPKPGLIRTTTPSMNPAISYQPQSSSSVPCQRTSSSAIYMNLASHIQPGAVNRVSSPLPSPSALNDAANSQAAAKLALRKQLEKTLLEIPPPKPPAPLLHFLPSAANSEFIYMVGLEEVVQSVIDSQGKSCTSLLRVEPFVCAQCRTDFTPHWKQEKSGKILCEQCMTSNQKKALKAEHTNRLKNAFVKALQQEQEIEQRLQQQAALSPTSAPAVSSVSKQENIMRHHTLRQAPQPQSTLQRGIPTSARSMLSNFAQAPQLSVAGGLLGMPGVNIAYLNAGMGGHKASSLADRQREYLLDMIPPRSISQSISGQK, from the exons ATGGGCAGTGGAAG GATGGACAGAATGACCGAGGATGCTCTGCGCTTGAACCTGCTGAAGCGCAGCCTGGACCCAACAGAGGAGCGTGACGATGTCCTGGCCAAGAGACTGAAGATGGAGGGGCATGAGGCCATGGAGCGCCTCAAgatgctggcactgctgaagaGGAAAGACCTCTCAGGCATCGAGGTGCCCCACGAGCTGCCAGTGAAACAGGACGGGGTGAAAGTCTACGAGGAGAAGCTGAACGGGAGCCTGCGGCCCCACGGGGAGGGTAGGACTGCAGGGAGGCCTGGCAAGGAGAACATCAATGATGAGCCGGTGGacatgagtgccaggaggag tgagcaggacagAGGCCGCCTGACGCCGTCCCCAGATGTCATTGTACTGTCCGACAACGAAGCCTCCAGCCCCCGCGCCAGCTCTCGCATGGAGGAGAGGCTCAAGGCAGCcaacctggagatgttcaag GGGAAAAGCATCGAGGAACGGCAGCAGCTCATCAAGCAGCTCCGGGACGAGCTGCGGCTGGAGGAGGCCAGGCTGGTGCTGCTgaagaagctgaggcagagccagctgcagaaggaaaatgtGGTCCAGAAG ACTCCAGTGGTCCCAAACGCAGCATCCATCGtgcagccttctcctgcccACGTGGGACAGCAGGGACTGTCCAAGCTTCCCTCCAGGCCTGGAGCTCAGGGGGTTGAGCCACAGAACTTAAGAACATTACAG GGTCACAGCGTCATCAGGTCTGCCACAAACACGACCCTGCCCCATATGCTGATGTCCCAGCGTGTGATTGCCCCgaaccctgcccagctgcaggggcagagggtgCCCCCCAAGCCTGGCCTCATCCGCACCACGACTCCCAGCATGAATCCAGCCATTAGCTACCAGCCG caATCCAGCTCATCTGTCCCGTGCCAGCGTACGTCATCCTCAGCCATCTACATGAACCTTGCctcccacatccagcctggcgcCGTCAACAGGGTGTCCtcacccctgcccagccccagcgccCTGAACGACGCTGCCAACTCGCAGGCAGCTGCCAAGCTGGCGCTGCgcaagcagctggagaagactctgCTGGAGATCCCCCCGCCAAAGCCGCCTGCCCCGCTGCTGCACTTCCTGCCCAGCGCAGCCAACAGCGAATTCATCTAcatggtggggctggaggaggtggtGCAGAGTGTCATCGACAGCCAGG GGAagagctgcacatccctgcTGCGCGTGGAGCCCTTTGTCTGCGCCCAGTGCCGCACCGACTTCACCCCACACTGGAAGCAGGAGAAGAGTGGCAAGATCCTGTGTGAGCAGTGCATGACCTCCAACCAGAAGAAGGCTCTGAAGGCCGAGCACACCAACAGGCTGAAGAATGCCTTCGtgaaggctctgcagcaggaacag GAGATCGAACAGAGgctacagcagcaggcagccctctcccccacctctgctccagccgTGTCCAGCGTCAGCAAGCAGGAGAACATCATGAGGCACCATACACTGCGGCAG GCTCCCCAGccacagagcacactgcagcGTGGCATCCCCACCTCTGCCCGCTCCATGCTCTCCAACTTCGCGCAGGCACCGCAGCTCTCAGTGGCAGGAGGGCTCCTGGGCATGCCAG gTGTGAACATCGCCTACCTGAACGCGGGCATGGGGGGCCACAAGGCGTCGAGCCTGGCGGACCGGCAGCGGGAGTACTTGCTGGATATGATCCCCCCCCGCTCCATATCTCAGTCCATCAGCGGGCAGAAATAG
- the GATAD2B gene encoding transcriptional repressor p66-beta isoform X1 produces the protein MDRMTEDALRLNLLKRSLDPTEERDDVLAKRLKMEGHEAMERLKMLALLKRKDLSGIEVPHELPVKQDGVKVYEEKLNGSLRPHGEGRTAGRPGKENINDEPVDMSARRSEQDRGRLTPSPDVIVLSDNEASSPRASSRMEERLKAANLEMFKGKSIEERQQLIKQLRDELRLEEARLVLLKKLRQSQLQKENVVQKTPVVPNAASIVQPSPAHVGQQGLSKLPSRPGAQGVEPQNLRTLQGHSVIRSATNTTLPHMLMSQRVIAPNPAQLQGQRVPPKPGLIRTTTPSMNPAISYQPQSSSSVPCQRTSSSAIYMNLASHIQPGAVNRVSSPLPSPSALNDAANSQAAAKLALRKQLEKTLLEIPPPKPPAPLLHFLPSAANSEFIYMVGLEEVVQSVIDSQGKSCTSLLRVEPFVCAQCRTDFTPHWKQEKSGKILCEQCMTSNQKKALKAEHTNRLKNAFVKALQQEQEIEQRLQQQAALSPTSAPAVSSVSKQENIMRHHTLRQAPQPQSTLQRGIPTSARSMLSNFAQAPQLSVAGGLLGMPGVNIAYLNAGMGGHKASSLADRQREYLLDMIPPRSISQSISGQK, from the exons ATGGACAGAATGACCGAGGATGCTCTGCGCTTGAACCTGCTGAAGCGCAGCCTGGACCCAACAGAGGAGCGTGACGATGTCCTGGCCAAGAGACTGAAGATGGAGGGGCATGAGGCCATGGAGCGCCTCAAgatgctggcactgctgaagaGGAAAGACCTCTCAGGCATCGAGGTGCCCCACGAGCTGCCAGTGAAACAGGACGGGGTGAAAGTCTACGAGGAGAAGCTGAACGGGAGCCTGCGGCCCCACGGGGAGGGTAGGACTGCAGGGAGGCCTGGCAAGGAGAACATCAATGATGAGCCGGTGGacatgagtgccaggaggag tgagcaggacagAGGCCGCCTGACGCCGTCCCCAGATGTCATTGTACTGTCCGACAACGAAGCCTCCAGCCCCCGCGCCAGCTCTCGCATGGAGGAGAGGCTCAAGGCAGCcaacctggagatgttcaag GGGAAAAGCATCGAGGAACGGCAGCAGCTCATCAAGCAGCTCCGGGACGAGCTGCGGCTGGAGGAGGCCAGGCTGGTGCTGCTgaagaagctgaggcagagccagctgcagaaggaaaatgtGGTCCAGAAG ACTCCAGTGGTCCCAAACGCAGCATCCATCGtgcagccttctcctgcccACGTGGGACAGCAGGGACTGTCCAAGCTTCCCTCCAGGCCTGGAGCTCAGGGGGTTGAGCCACAGAACTTAAGAACATTACAG GGTCACAGCGTCATCAGGTCTGCCACAAACACGACCCTGCCCCATATGCTGATGTCCCAGCGTGTGATTGCCCCgaaccctgcccagctgcaggggcagagggtgCCCCCCAAGCCTGGCCTCATCCGCACCACGACTCCCAGCATGAATCCAGCCATTAGCTACCAGCCG caATCCAGCTCATCTGTCCCGTGCCAGCGTACGTCATCCTCAGCCATCTACATGAACCTTGCctcccacatccagcctggcgcCGTCAACAGGGTGTCCtcacccctgcccagccccagcgccCTGAACGACGCTGCCAACTCGCAGGCAGCTGCCAAGCTGGCGCTGCgcaagcagctggagaagactctgCTGGAGATCCCCCCGCCAAAGCCGCCTGCCCCGCTGCTGCACTTCCTGCCCAGCGCAGCCAACAGCGAATTCATCTAcatggtggggctggaggaggtggtGCAGAGTGTCATCGACAGCCAGG GGAagagctgcacatccctgcTGCGCGTGGAGCCCTTTGTCTGCGCCCAGTGCCGCACCGACTTCACCCCACACTGGAAGCAGGAGAAGAGTGGCAAGATCCTGTGTGAGCAGTGCATGACCTCCAACCAGAAGAAGGCTCTGAAGGCCGAGCACACCAACAGGCTGAAGAATGCCTTCGtgaaggctctgcagcaggaacag GAGATCGAACAGAGgctacagcagcaggcagccctctcccccacctctgctccagccgTGTCCAGCGTCAGCAAGCAGGAGAACATCATGAGGCACCATACACTGCGGCAG GCTCCCCAGccacagagcacactgcagcGTGGCATCCCCACCTCTGCCCGCTCCATGCTCTCCAACTTCGCGCAGGCACCGCAGCTCTCAGTGGCAGGAGGGCTCCTGGGCATGCCAG gTGTGAACATCGCCTACCTGAACGCGGGCATGGGGGGCCACAAGGCGTCGAGCCTGGCGGACCGGCAGCGGGAGTACTTGCTGGATATGATCCCCCCCCGCTCCATATCTCAGTCCATCAGCGGGCAGAAATAG